ATGGGGACGCCCGTGTCCCGAGCGACAATCTGGAGCAGGCGAAAGGAGGAGATCGTCAGCCGCGTCAGGAACTTCTCCGAGGATGAGAGCGCGGCCCCATCCACATCCGCCGATTCTTCTGGGCTCAAAAACTGGTGGGGGGATTGCGCGTCGCTCATGGCATTCGCTTGGCTGTTGGTACCGATTTTAGGAGGCCCGGGCGGCAGCGCCTTGCTTGGGCCGGATGGCGTAACCGCAGCGGTGCTCGCCATCGTGCAGCCACTGGATGCGCTCCACCGTGCAGTCGGGCAGCAGCGCCGCAAACATCTCCAGCTCGTGGCCGCACACCGCTGGGTAGGCGGTGGCCACCTCGGCGATGGCGCAGTTGTTTTCGGCAAATACGTAGGCTGGCGCCTCTTCATCATCCGCCTGAGCGGGATACCACTCGGCCATGTAGCCTTCCGCGCGACGCAGCTGCGCTAGCTGGGCCAGGCGCTCGGGGAGCGGACCGCTGCCGATGCGCTCGCGGTAGTCGGCAGCCTTGCGCTGCCACTGCTGGCGCAGCGCCGTACGCATTTGCTCCTCGCCGGCGGTCTCAGCCAGCGCGTCCAAAAACGAGACGGCGAAGTCGCTGTAGCGGCTGGGGAGGCGATCACGCCCGCAGGCGGTGAGCTGGTAGTGATGCTGCGGGCGGCCCATCCCGGTGCGGATGGCTTGGTAGGTCACCAGGGCATCGGCCTCCAGCTCTTTGAGGTGGCGCCGCGCAGCCTGGACGCTAATCTCGAGGGCCCGAGCTAGTTGGTGGGCGGTGGCCTGCCCGGATTGCGATAGCTGCTGCAGGATGGCTTGCTTGGTCGAGGTTAGCTCGGTCGCCGTCATGGTGGTGCCCCGCGCCTGAACCCGCTCGCCGAGCGGCTCCCAGTTTGACAACTTGTTTGTTGCTAATGTAGCCTAAGGATAACTAAAACAACAAAGGGGTTGTTTTAGTGACCGAAGGGAGCGACATCGATGGCGGCTGCGGTCGCCTTTTTGCTTTGCCATGCCGGTGCGCTCGAGTAGACGAGGGGAGACGATCGCAACAAGCCATGACTGCCACCACAGCCCAGACGCTAGCCAACCAACCCTACAAGTACGGCTTCGTCACCGACATTGAGACCGAGACTATCCCCAAGGGGCTCAATGAGGACATCATCCGCACGATCTCGGCCAAGAAAAACGAGCCCGAGTTCATGCTGGACTTTCGCCTCAAAGCCTACCGGCAGTGGCAGAAGATGGCCGAGCCCAACTGGTTCCATGCCTCCTACCCGCCCATCGACTACCAGGACATGGTCTATTACTCGGCCCCCAAAAGCCACAGCCAGCCCGACAAAAAGCAGAGCATGGACGAGGTGGATCCCCAACTGCGCGAGACCTTCGACAAGCTCGGGATCCCGCTGAGCGAGCAGAAGCAACTGGCAGGGGTCAACGTCGCCGTCGATGCCGTTTTCGATAGCGTCTCGGTCGCCACGACGTTCAAAGAGAAGCTGGCTGAGGACGGCATTATCTTCTGCTCCATTGCCGAAGCCGTACAGGAGCACCCGGAGCTGGTGCGCCAGTACCTGGGCAGCGTGGTGCCCAGCAGCGACAACTTTTTCGCCGCGCTCAACTCGGCCGCGTTCAGCGATGGCTCCTTTGTCTACATCCCCAAAGGGGTGACCTGCCCCATGGAGCTGTCCACCTACTTCCGCATTAACGATGGCGATAGCGGGCAGTTCGAGCGCACGCTCATCATTGCCGATGAGGGCAGCCAGGTGAGCTACCTGGAAGGTTGCACGGCGCCCATGTTCGATACCAACCAGCTCCACGCCGCGATCGTCGAGCTGGTGGCGCTGGATGACGCCGAGATCAAGTACTCCACGGTCCAGAACTGGTACGCCGGCGACGAGGAAGGCAAAGGCGGCATCTACAACTTTGTCACCAAGCGCGGCAAGTGCCAGGGCAAAAACTCCAAAATCTCCTGGACCCAAGTGGAGACTGGCTCGGCCATTACGCTCAAGTACCCCAGCTGCGTGCTGGTGGGCGATAACTCGGTGGGCGAGTTCTACTCCATCGCGCTCACCAACAACAAGCAGCAGGCCGATACGGGCACCAAGATGGTGCACGTGGGCAAAAACACCCGCAGCAAGATTATCTCCAAAGGCATCTCGGCGGGGCAGTCGCACAATAGCTACCGCGGCCTGGTCAAAATCATGCCCAAGGCCGAGGGGGCGCGGAACTACTCGCAGTGCGACTCCATGCTCGTCGGCAGCGAGGCCGAGGCCAACACCTTCCCCTACATCGATGTCAACAACCAGACTGGGCGCGTGGAGCACGAGGCCTCGACCTCCAAAATTAGCGAGGACCAGCTGTTCTATCTGGCCCAGCGCGGCATCTCGGAAGAGGACGCGGTCTCGATGATCGTCAGCGGCTTCTGCCAGGAGGTCTACAACCACCTGCCCATGGAGTTTGCCTCCGAGGCCGACAAGCTGCTGGGCCTGAAGCTGGAAGGTTCGGTGGGCTGAGCCGCCGTTGGGGGGTAGCGCTCGGTGCCCCCGCCCGAGCTGTGATCGCGCAATGAGGCTATTGCCATGACCCAGCCAACAAGCGACCCCATCCTCTCAGTTCGCAACCTGCACGCCCAAGCCGAAGGAACCCCCATCCTGCAGGGCTTCAACCTGGAGGTTAACCCCGGCGAGATCCACGCCATCATGGGCCGCAACGGCTCGGGCAAAAGCACGCTCTCCAAAGTGCTGGCCGGCCACCCGGACTACGAGGTTACCGGCGGCGAGGTCTGGTTCCGCGGGCAAAACCTGCTCGCGATGAGTCCCGAGGAGCGCTCCCTCAACGGCCTGTTCATGGCCTTCCAGTACCCGGTGGAAATTCCGGGGGTGAGCAATCTGGACTTTTTGCGCGTGGCCTACAACGCCCAGCGCAAGCACCAGGGCCTGGAGGAGATGGATGCCTTCGACTTTGAGGATCTGGTTGAGCAGAAACTGGATCTGGTAGGCATGGATGCCAAGTTTCTGGAGCGCAACCTCAACGAAGGCTTCTCAGGCGGCGAGAAAAAGCGCAACGAGATCCTGCAGATGGCGCTGCTCGATCCGGCTCTGGGCATTTTGGACGAAACGGACTCGGGGCTGGATATCGACGCGCTCAAAACGGTGGCCGGCGGGGTCAACGAGCTCGCCCGCTCGGACAATGCCATCGTTGTCATCACGCACTACCAGCGACTGCTGAACTACGTGGAGCCGCAGGTGGTGCATGTCATGGGCAACGGCCGCATCCTCAAAAGCGGGGACAAGCAGCTGGCTGTTGAGCTGGAGGCCAGCGGCTACGAGGGGATCGAAACCGAATCCGTCTCGGAGGTGGGCGCGCAATGACCCAGCAAGCGCCGACCGGCGCGATCGCCACCAGCGAGGACGCCCAGCTCGATAGCCTGCTGGCCCAGTGTCAGGCGCCCAGCGTGGAGCTGCCCGACGCTGAGGCTGCCGCCTGGCTGCAGCGGGTGCGCGAGGAGGCCCGACGCGAGCTGGCGCAGTTGCGACTGCCCGGCACCAAGGATGAGGAGTGGCGCTTTACCGACATTTCGCCGCTGCGCGAGCGCGAATTCCGCGCGGCCCCCACCGTGGCGCTCGAGCCGCAAGCGGCAGCGGCCTGGATCCTGCCCGAGGCCCCCGTAACGCGGCTGACCTTTGTCAACGGGCACTACGCGCCGCAACTCTCGGATGTCTCGGGGCTGCCGGCAGACGTCTTTGCCGGTAACCTGAGCCAGCTCAGCCCCCAAGCCGGCGCGCAGCTATCGCAGTACCTGGGCCAGCCAGACGGGGGCCAGGATGCCTTCGCCCGCCTCAATACCGCCGGCTTGCAGGATGCGGCAGTTGTCTGGCTGCCGCGCAATGCTCTGGTCGAGGCGCCCATCCACCTGCTGTTTTTGAGCGTGCCGCGCCAAGAGGCGGTTCTGGCACAGCCGCGCGCGCTGGTGGTAGCCCAAACCGGCGCCTGTGCCCAGCTCGTCGAGCAGTACGCCACGGTACTGGCTGACGACCAGGATTGCGCCCCCTACTTCAACAACGCCGTCACCGAGCTCTGGCTCGCGGACGGCGCCCAGCTCGGTCACGTGCGGCTGCAGGAAGATGCCCGCAGCAGCTTCCACGTGGGCCGCACGGCGGCCGTACAAGCGCGCGACAGCCGCTACAGCTGCCACGCCGTCACCTTGGGGGCCCAACTCTCGCGGCACAACCTCCAGGTGGATGCGCTCGGCGAGCAAACCACCACCCACCTCAACGGGCTGACGGTGGCCAATGGCAAGCAGCTGGCCGATACGCACAGCACGCTTGCCTACACCCGGCCCTACGGCAGCAGCGATCAGCTGCACAAATGCATCGCCACCGATCGCGCCAAAACCGTCTTTAACGGCAAAGTCCACGTGCCGCAGGCCGCCCAGCTCACCAACGCCGCCCAGCTCAACCGCAATCTGCTGCTCTCGCCCAAGGCCCACGCCCACACCAAGCCCGAGCTGCAGATCGTGGCCAACAACGTCCAGTGCTCGCACGGTGCGACCGTCAGCCAGTTGGAAGCGGACGAGCTCTTTTACCTACGCAGCCGCGGCTTAAACGAGACTCAGGCGCGCGATTTGCTCGTCAATGCCTTTGCAGCCGAGCTGCTCGAGCGCCTGCCCGTTGCCTCGCTGCGGCAGCGGCTCGCCACCACGGTTGCCGAGCGCGTTGCCAACTGATCCCCTCGCCGCATGGGGCTTGTTGCGCTGTTGCCAAAACTGCCATGACGCTCGCTCAATCGCCAACCCTCGCGGCGCAAGTCCGGCCCGATTTCCCCATCCTGGACCAGCAGGTGCACGAGCAACCGCTGATCTATTTCGATAATGCGGCCACCTCGCAAAAGCCGCAGCCGGTCATTGAGGCCCTGCGCCGCTACTACCGCGCCGATAACGCCAACGTCCACCGGGGCGGGCACGCGCTGAGCGTGCGCGCGACCGAGGCCTTTGAAGGCGCGCGCGATAAAGTGGCCGGCTTTGTCAACGCAGCCTCGCGCAACGAAATCGTCTTTACGCGCAACGCCACCGAGGCCATCAACCTGGTGGCCTACAGCTGGGGCCTGAGCAACCTGCAGCCGGGGGACGAGATCCTGCTGTCGGTGATGGAGCACCACAGCAACCTCGTGCCCTGGCAGATGCTCGCCCGCCAGACCGGTGCCGTCCTCAAGCACGTGCCGCTCTCGGCCCAGGAAAGCCTGGACCTGGAGCAGTTCCGCGCCTTGCTATCGGAGCGCACCCGGCTGGTAGCGCTGGCCCACGTCTCCAACATGCTGGGCTGCATCAACCCCATCGCGGATGCGGCCGCGATCGCCCACCAGTACGGCGCGCGGGTGCTGGTGGATGCCTGCCAGAGC
Above is a genomic segment from Cyanobacteria bacterium QS_8_64_29 containing:
- the sufR gene encoding iron-sulfur cluster biosynthesis transcriptional regulator SufR, with amino-acid sequence MTATELTSTKQAILQQLSQSGQATAHQLARALEISVQAARRHLKELEADALVTYQAIRTGMGRPQHHYQLTACGRDRLPSRYSDFAVSFLDALAETAGEEQMRTALRQQWQRKAADYRERIGSGPLPERLAQLAQLRRAEGYMAEWYPAQADDEEAPAYVFAENNCAIAEVATAYPAVCGHELEMFAALLPDCTVERIQWLHDGEHRCGYAIRPKQGAAARAS
- a CDS encoding Fe-S cluster assembly protein SufB, whose amino-acid sequence is MTATTAQTLANQPYKYGFVTDIETETIPKGLNEDIIRTISAKKNEPEFMLDFRLKAYRQWQKMAEPNWFHASYPPIDYQDMVYYSAPKSHSQPDKKQSMDEVDPQLRETFDKLGIPLSEQKQLAGVNVAVDAVFDSVSVATTFKEKLAEDGIIFCSIAEAVQEHPELVRQYLGSVVPSSDNFFAALNSAAFSDGSFVYIPKGVTCPMELSTYFRINDGDSGQFERTLIIADEGSQVSYLEGCTAPMFDTNQLHAAIVELVALDDAEIKYSTVQNWYAGDEEGKGGIYNFVTKRGKCQGKNSKISWTQVETGSAITLKYPSCVLVGDNSVGEFYSIALTNNKQQADTGTKMVHVGKNTRSKIISKGISAGQSHNSYRGLVKIMPKAEGARNYSQCDSMLVGSEAEANTFPYIDVNNQTGRVEHEASTSKISEDQLFYLAQRGISEEDAVSMIVSGFCQEVYNHLPMEFASEADKLLGLKLEGSVG
- the sufC gene encoding Fe-S cluster assembly ATPase SufC, with protein sequence MTQPTSDPILSVRNLHAQAEGTPILQGFNLEVNPGEIHAIMGRNGSGKSTLSKVLAGHPDYEVTGGEVWFRGQNLLAMSPEERSLNGLFMAFQYPVEIPGVSNLDFLRVAYNAQRKHQGLEEMDAFDFEDLVEQKLDLVGMDAKFLERNLNEGFSGGEKKRNEILQMALLDPALGILDETDSGLDIDALKTVAGGVNELARSDNAIVVITHYQRLLNYVEPQVVHVMGNGRILKSGDKQLAVELEASGYEGIETESVSEVGAQ
- the sufD gene encoding Fe-S cluster assembly protein SufD, with translation MTQQAPTGAIATSEDAQLDSLLAQCQAPSVELPDAEAAAWLQRVREEARRELAQLRLPGTKDEEWRFTDISPLREREFRAAPTVALEPQAAAAWILPEAPVTRLTFVNGHYAPQLSDVSGLPADVFAGNLSQLSPQAGAQLSQYLGQPDGGQDAFARLNTAGLQDAAVVWLPRNALVEAPIHLLFLSVPRQEAVLAQPRALVVAQTGACAQLVEQYATVLADDQDCAPYFNNAVTELWLADGAQLGHVRLQEDARSSFHVGRTAAVQARDSRYSCHAVTLGAQLSRHNLQVDALGEQTTTHLNGLTVANGKQLADTHSTLAYTRPYGSSDQLHKCIATDRAKTVFNGKVHVPQAAQLTNAAQLNRNLLLSPKAHAHTKPELQIVANNVQCSHGATVSQLEADELFYLRSRGLNETQARDLLVNAFAAELLERLPVASLRQRLATTVAERVAN